Below is a window of Leuconostoc gasicomitatum LMG 18811 DNA.
TGACAAGAAAAAATTCCAGAAACAACATCATGAATTACAGCAACAAATGGCGTCATTTGATAATGTCGTACAAGTAAAATTGCAAAAAAATTTGCAGTCGCAAATTGATAATCATCGTCATGTATATATACAAACAATGCAAGAAATTGCGGCATTGCGAAATGGTTTACAATCTGATCGAAAATTGCAACAGCGTTTAATCAATCGTCAGCAGGTGTTATCAACACAGCTTTTGGATGAAAAGGAAACATTATTAACTTTAAAAACAAATGCAAACTTGGATCTACCAGAACAAGGTGAGATCATAAATATTGATCGTTTAAAACGTCATGTAGATGATTTAAAAAAGCAGATTGAACACAATACAAAGCAATACCAAGATCATGAAAAACAATGGTACGATGCTTTAAATGATTTAAATAAATCGCGCAGTCAACGAGATGCGTTAACAGCTTTAGATGAATATGCAGGATTTTACCAAGGTGTACGTGTCTTGATGCAATCACAAGTGAGAAACCAATTTTTAGGCATTAAGGGCGTTGTTGCTGGGCTCATGACGGTACCAATGGACTATACACAGGCAGTTGAAACAGTTTTAGGTGGTGCATTACAGCAAGTTATTGTGGACACAACAACAACTGCTAAATCAGTTATTCGTTACTTAACGCAAAAACGTGCTGGGCGTGTTACTATTTTACCAATTGATACAATTAAGCCAAGGCAGCTAACTGGCATTGAACGCATTAAAATGAGTGATGGATTTATTGGCATTGCAGCAGATTTAGTAGAAATGCCTGCTGAAATGCATGCTATCAAATCAAATTTGTTAGGCAGTACAGTAATCGCTGAAGATCTTGATGCCGCAACCAAAATTGCACGTATGGGTAATTACCGTTTCCGTGTCGTAAGTTTGGGTGGCCAAGTTGTTAATGCAGGTGGCTCAATGACGGGTGGTGCAAACCAAAAATCAGGGACAACGATTTTGAGCCGTCAGACGGAGTTAAATCAATTAAATGAGCGTTTGGCTGTCCTGACACAAACGACTCAAAAACTAGAAAAATCAGTACAGGATCAACGTCTTCAAGGTGATGAATTACGATCAGAATTACTGCTATCACAAACACAATTTGCTAATGCAAAAAATGAAACAGCACAAATAGATTATGATTTGGCACGACGAAAAGATGCCGTTAAGCAACAAACACGTGTTTTACAGGCATTGCAAATAGAGAGTGAAGATTTGGCGAAACAATTAGTTGACGTGGATACGCAGTTACATGTTAACCAAAAAAGTCTTGATTTAGCACAAAATGCACAAAAAGATCAAGAAGTTGAAGCAGCCAAATTAGATCAACAACTAGCTGATATTTCAATTCAGTCGCAAGTCAGCAGTGAGCAAAAAGCCACAGTGCAAACGAATTATGCTACAGTGCAAGCAAAGATGGACAGCTTAGCCACTCAAATAAACTTGTTACTAGCACAAAAAGATGACATACAACAACAAAAAGACGATGTTGAAAATGCTTTAAATGCGTCAAATGAGCAGTTAATTGCAGCAAAAAACAATGCTAACAATATTGAGAAAGTGGACACCATAACGCAAAGGCTTGAAGTAATACAAACTAAATTTGATGACTATACCAAACGGCTAAATAGCTTAACTGACTTGGTTGTCACAATAGAAAGCCAGTTTGCGACACAACAAGAAACATTACGTGTTAATAATAGTAAACAAAATCAAGTTGTGGGACAATTAACGCGTTTAGAGTCAGAACTTGATAATGTGCAAACACAGTTATTGACACAATATGATATTGTAGATATAACAGATATTGTAGCCAGTCATGATATTAATGAATTATCAAATATCGAATCACAATTAGTCTTGTTAAAGCGGAGTCTAGATGAAATTGGTTCAGT
It encodes the following:
- the smc gene encoding chromosome segregation protein SMC, which encodes MKLKSLEISGFKSFADKTIIEFMPGMTGIVGPNGSGKSNIIEAIRWVMGEQSAKDLRGTKMSDVIFGGTNKRHALNRSEVSMTFDNSDRYVKSEFNEIRITRKLYRSGESTYQINGVDSRLRDIHELFMDTGLGRESFSIISQGRVEGIFNAKPEERRGIIEEVAGVYKYKQNKERAQKELTQTSDNLARVANIIYEIQGRIEPLAEQSAQAIDYIAQKERFETLDTLKLALTHRTLETQIKDVTTQVEVQDGRVNQIKSTLDVLHKSLSEKRQERISMQLMRDKVQQDILHDTQSRERLIGAQNLSAQQIDTLEQNIAQKNSQLTDFGNRLAELERQINQLTNDKKKFQKQHHELQQQMASFDNVVQVKLQKNLQSQIDNHRHVYIQTMQEIAALRNGLQSDRKLQQRLINRQQVLSTQLLDEKETLLTLKTNANLDLPEQGEIINIDRLKRHVDDLKKQIEHNTKQYQDHEKQWYDALNDLNKSRSQRDALTALDEYAGFYQGVRVLMQSQVRNQFLGIKGVVAGLMTVPMDYTQAVETVLGGALQQVIVDTTTTAKSVIRYLTQKRAGRVTILPIDTIKPRQLTGIERIKMSDGFIGIAADLVEMPAEMHAIKSNLLGSTVIAEDLDAATKIARMGNYRFRVVSLGGQVVNAGGSMTGGANQKSGTTILSRQTELNQLNERLAVLTQTTQKLEKSVQDQRLQGDELRSELLLSQTQFANAKNETAQIDYDLARRKDAVKQQTRVLQALQIESEDLAKQLVDVDTQLHVNQKSLDLAQNAQKDQEVEAAKLDQQLADISIQSQVSSEQKATVQTNYATVQAKMDSLATQINLLLAQKDDIQQQKDDVENALNASNEQLIAAKNNANNIEKVDTITQRLEVIQTKFDDYTKRLNSLTDLVVTIESQFATQQETLRVNNSKQNQVVGQLTRLESELDNVQTQLLTQYDIVDITDIVASHDINELSNIESQLVLLKRSLDEIGSVNMDAISEYEEVKTRFEFLTRQRDDLKMARETLLQTIDEMDKEVQIRFKQTFDAVAARFSNIYTQMFGGGRAEICLTDPKHLLTTGIDITAQPPGKKFQQMSLLSGGEKALTAITLLFAILHVRPVPFVVLDEAEAALDEANVDRFAKYLYHFSGDTQFIVITHRKGTMVKANLLYGVTMQEAGVSKMIAVDLDKATESVE